The following coding sequences lie in one Vibrio casei genomic window:
- the atpG gene encoding F0F1 ATP synthase subunit gamma, which translates to MAGAKEIRTKIGSVKSTQKITKAMEMVAASKMRRSQDAMESSRPYAQTMRKVIGHVANASLEYKHPYLEEREAKKVGYIIISTDRGLCGGLNINLFKKTLNHMKDWSEKGAGVEVAVIGTKATAFFKSTGTKLSAQISGLGDNPSLEALIGSVGVMLQKYDEGELDRLYVVFNSFVNTMVQEPKIDQLLPLPKSDSDDMKRTHSWDYIYEPEPKPLLDALLKRYVESQVYQGVVENLACEQAARMVAMKAATDNASNLIDDLQLVYNKARQTAITQELSEIVSGAAAV; encoded by the coding sequence ATGGCCGGCGCAAAAGAAATTCGTACCAAAATTGGTAGTGTTAAAAGCACACAAAAAATTACGAAAGCGATGGAAATGGTAGCAGCTTCCAAAATGCGTCGTTCGCAAGACGCAATGGAATCTTCTCGTCCATATGCACAAACAATGCGTAAAGTGATCGGTCATGTAGCAAACGCTAGTCTTGAGTATAAGCATCCTTATCTCGAAGAGCGTGAAGCTAAAAAAGTTGGTTATATCATTATTTCAACTGATCGTGGTTTATGTGGTGGTTTAAACATTAATTTGTTTAAGAAAACCTTAAATCACATGAAAGATTGGTCTGAAAAAGGCGCAGGTGTTGAAGTTGCGGTAATAGGCACTAAAGCCACTGCCTTTTTCAAAAGCACAGGTACTAAACTATCAGCTCAAATTTCAGGTTTAGGGGATAACCCTAGCTTAGAAGCTTTGATTGGTAGTGTAGGCGTAATGCTACAGAAATATGATGAAGGTGAGTTAGATCGCCTTTACGTGGTATTTAACAGTTTTGTTAATACCATGGTTCAAGAACCAAAGATCGATCAATTGCTACCTTTGCCTAAATCGGATAGCGATGACATGAAACGCACACATTCTTGGGATTACATTTATGAGCCCGAGCCAAAACCATTACTTGATGCCTTGTTGAAACGTTATGTTGAATCGCAAGTGTATCAAGGTGTGGTGGAAAACCTTGCTTGTGAGCAAGCGGCGCGAATGGTGGCGATGAAAGCTGCAACAGATAATGCAAGCAACCTGATTGATGATTTACAACTTGTGTACAACAAAGCCCGTCAAACGGCGATTACACAAGAGTTGTCTGAAATCGTATCAGGTGCAGCAGCGGTTTAG
- the atpD gene encoding F0F1 ATP synthase subunit beta: protein MATGKIVQIIGAVVDVEFPQDSVPRVYDALNVVESKERLVLEVQQQLGGGVVRAIVMGSSDGLRRGLEVSNSGAPISVPVGTKTLGRIMNVLGDAIDECGDIGAEEHYAIHRAAPSYEEQSNVTELLETGVKVIDLICPFAKGGKIGLFGGAGVGKTVNMMELINNIALQHSGLSVFAGVGERTREGNDFYFEMQEAGVVNVEEPEKSKVAMVYGQMNEPPGNRLRVALTGLTMAERFRDEGRDVLLFIDNIYRYTLAGTEVSALLGRMPSAVGYQPTLAEEMGVLQERITSTKQGSITSVQAVYVPADDLTDPSPATTFAHLDATVVLNRNIAAMGLYPAIDPLDSSSRMLDPLVVGQEHYGIAQGVQTTLQRYKELKDIIAILGMDELSEEDKQLVSRARKIERFLTQPYHVAEVFTGDPGVYVSLKETLRGFKGLIAGDYDDIPEQAFMYCGTIDDAVENAKKL, encoded by the coding sequence ATGGCTACAGGTAAGATCGTACAGATCATCGGTGCAGTAGTCGACGTAGAGTTCCCACAGGACAGTGTACCTCGTGTATACGATGCCCTGAATGTTGTAGAGTCAAAAGAACGTCTTGTTCTTGAAGTTCAGCAACAACTTGGCGGTGGCGTGGTTCGCGCAATCGTAATGGGTAGCTCTGATGGTTTACGTCGTGGTTTGGAAGTATCGAATTCAGGTGCTCCAATATCAGTACCAGTAGGAACAAAAACACTTGGTCGCATCATGAACGTGTTAGGTGATGCTATCGATGAGTGTGGTGACATTGGCGCAGAAGAGCATTATGCTATTCACCGCGCAGCACCAAGTTACGAAGAGCAATCTAATGTAACGGAACTGCTAGAAACCGGTGTTAAAGTAATCGACTTAATTTGTCCATTCGCTAAGGGTGGTAAAATCGGTCTATTCGGTGGTGCTGGTGTAGGTAAGACCGTTAATATGATGGAACTTATCAACAATATCGCATTGCAACACTCAGGTTTATCTGTATTTGCCGGTGTTGGTGAGCGTACTCGTGAAGGTAACGATTTCTACTTTGAAATGCAGGAAGCTGGCGTTGTAAACGTTGAAGAACCTGAAAAATCAAAAGTAGCAATGGTTTATGGCCAGATGAATGAGCCACCTGGAAACCGTCTACGCGTAGCATTGACTGGCCTGACTATGGCGGAACGTTTCCGTGATGAAGGTCGTGATGTACTATTGTTCATTGATAACATCTACCGTTATACCCTTGCGGGAACAGAGGTTTCGGCTCTACTAGGTCGTATGCCATCTGCGGTAGGTTATCAACCAACTCTAGCAGAAGAAATGGGTGTTCTTCAGGAACGTATTACTTCGACTAAACAAGGTTCTATTACCTCTGTTCAGGCGGTATACGTACCAGCGGATGACTTAACCGATCCATCTCCTGCGACGACGTTTGCTCACTTGGATGCAACCGTTGTACTTAACCGTAATATCGCAGCAATGGGTCTATACCCTGCGATTGACCCACTCGATTCTTCATCTCGTATGTTGGATCCATTAGTGGTTGGTCAAGAGCACTACGGTATAGCTCAAGGTGTTCAAACAACGCTACAACGTTATAAAGAGTTAAAAGACATCATCGCGATCCTAGGTATGGATGAGTTATCTGAAGAAGATAAGCAACTTGTATCTCGTGCTCGTAAGATTGAACGTTTCTTAACTCAGCCTTATCACGTTGCTGAAGTATTTACTGGCGACCCTGGTGTGTATGTTTCATTAAAAGAAACATTGCGCGGCTTTAAAGGTCTGATTGCTGGTGATTACGATGATATTCCAGAGCAAGCGTTCATGTACTGCGGTACGATTGACGATGCTGTTGAGAATGCTAAGAAGCTTTAA
- a CDS encoding F0F1 ATP synthase subunit epsilon, with product MAMTFHLDIVSAEKKLFSGTVESFMVTGSEGELGIYPGHTPLLTAIKPGMVRLVKQHGHEEIIYISGGMVEVQPGIATVLADTAIRGEELDAAKAEEAKRKAEENIQNQHGDIDFAQAASDLAKAIAQLRVIELTRQSRR from the coding sequence ATGGCTATGACTTTTCATCTAGACATCGTAAGTGCTGAGAAGAAACTTTTTTCAGGTACGGTTGAGTCTTTTATGGTGACAGGTAGTGAAGGTGAACTTGGGATTTATCCTGGGCACACCCCGCTTCTGACTGCTATTAAGCCTGGCATGGTGCGTTTAGTGAAACAACACGGTCACGAAGAAATTATTTATATTTCTGGTGGTATGGTCGAAGTTCAGCCGGGTATTGCAACTGTACTGGCTGATACGGCGATTCGTGGTGAAGAGCTTGATGCCGCTAAGGCTGAAGAAGCCAAACGCAAAGCTGAAGAGAATATTCAAAATCAGCATGGCGATATTGACTTCGCACAAGCGGCAAGTGATTTAGCGAAAGCGATTGCTCAGCTACGAGTTATTGAGTTAACTCGTCAGTCTCGCCGCTAG